The Syngnathus typhle isolate RoL2023-S1 ecotype Sweden linkage group LG6, RoL_Styp_1.0, whole genome shotgun sequence genome has a window encoding:
- the LOC133155398 gene encoding prelamin-A/C-like: MATPENTPQDAYNELRAIYETELAKARAALVLEATERERLQVELSKLRIDFDELEARDTKKESDLAKARAALVSEATERERLQVELSKLKIDFDELEARDTKKESDLAKARAALDSEATERERLQVKLSKLKIDFDELEARDTKKESDLAKARAALVSEATERERLQVELSKLKIDFDELEARDTKKESDLAKARAALDSEATKRERLQVKLSKLKIDFDELEARDTKKESDLAKARAAVDSEATERERLQVKLSKLKVDFDELEARKSHHIQILKDELEFEKKLHSADLRMVQSQHESRMVELEAGQKVKDLEEALSTERERTQNKEERVRQTMSASKKRKRPKDSEGLSSGGCNVPRPKIAQQVTVDEQQVTVDEQQVTLDEVD, encoded by the exons ATGGCAACCCCAGAAAACACTCCTCAAGATGCATACAATGAGCTGAGGGCCATttacgagacggagctggcgaaagcccgtgcggctctggtcttagaggccacagagcgtgaacgtctgcaggtggagttgtccaagctgaggattgattttgacgagctggaagcaag ggacacgaagaaagaatccgatctggcgaaagcccgtgcggctctggtctcagaggccacagagcgtgaacgtctgcaggtggagttgtccaagctgaagattgattttgacgagctggaagcaag ggacacgaagaaagaatccgatctggcgaaagcccgtgcggctctggactcagaggccacagagcgtgaacgtctgcaggtgaagttgtccaagctgaagattgattttgacgagctggaagcaag ggacacgaagaaagaatccgatctggcgaaagcccgtgcggctctggtctcagaggccacagagcgtgaacgtctgcaggtggagttgtccaagctgaagattgattttgacgagctggaagcaag ggacacgaagaaagaatccgatctggcgaaagcccgtgcggctctggactcagaggccacaaagcgtgaacgtctgcaggtgaagttgtccaagctgaagattgattttgacgagctggaagcaag ggacacgaagaaagaatccgatctggcgaaagcccgtgcggctgtggactcggaggccacagagcgtgaacgtctgcaggtgaagttgtccaagctgaaggttgattttgacgagctggaagcaag gaagtcgcatcacattcaaatccttaaagatgagctggagtttgaaaagaagctgcattccgcg gacttgcgcatggtccaaagccagcacgagtctcgcatggtggagttagaagccggccaaaaagtgaaagatctggaggaggctctgtctacagagagggagcggacccagaacaaggaggagag ggtacgccaaaccatgtcggccagcaaaaagaggaaacgtccgaaggacagcgagggtttgagctcgggcggatgcaatgtgcctcgtcctaaaatcgcccagcaggtcactgtggatgagcagcaggtcactgtggatgagcagcaggtcactctggatgaggtggactag